In Leptospira harrisiae, a genomic segment contains:
- a CDS encoding methyl-accepting chemotaxis protein has translation MKNIKVNFVENVLTESDVIISRTDAKGLITYVSPDFARISEYTVEEMIGKPHNIVRHPDMPKIVFEELWDYIKVGLPWTGAVKNRAKSGNYYWVDATVTPILNEERKVIGYVSVRKKLADDKKKYYDELYKKIRKKSYSLHKKTKVSKNLKTIKVYDVFFVLAGCLPFLVLLCIFYNDKPSLCGFLLFLQTLIASTFLYVLSQKNKRLQKATESVISVSSGRFQYPDHFHNDSRDEVKIMLVSMKSMSINLWGIVSQIQKATHVSIRISEELTALTNHFFTSTHSMATGSEEAAACMEELTSALTNIKEITSNHSVIMSDMRDYMNAVNLNLNGTQNALRGLDEMSVRSTQKADLGKQKITDSLEGIEAIKKVSSKILNIVSMITEIADRTNLLSLNASIEAARAGHVGAGFAIVAKEMMSLNEQIGISAGEIKSYVDETLSVIQETSAKVKDASLEVFSVSDLFYEMKSILNKVAASLYHDLQESNRVKLKLESVEDQVKQIDQSVLEANLASKQISGILLGLSEQAQVIAYKSEALHEKSSLVVSEPKKIMDLVEHYHTGKTESMEIVS, from the coding sequence TTGAAAAATATAAAAGTAAATTTTGTTGAAAATGTCCTTACCGAATCCGATGTCATCATCTCTCGCACCGATGCTAAAGGTTTGATTACCTATGTGTCGCCTGATTTTGCAAGAATTTCCGAATATACTGTAGAAGAAATGATCGGAAAACCACATAACATAGTGAGGCACCCTGATATGCCAAAAATTGTTTTCGAGGAACTTTGGGACTACATTAAGGTAGGACTTCCTTGGACGGGTGCAGTTAAAAACAGAGCAAAATCTGGAAATTACTATTGGGTTGATGCCACCGTAACCCCTATTTTAAATGAAGAAAGAAAAGTCATTGGTTATGTTTCGGTTCGAAAAAAACTAGCAGATGATAAAAAGAAATATTATGATGAGTTATATAAAAAAATCAGAAAAAAAAGTTATTCTCTGCATAAAAAAACAAAAGTGTCAAAAAATCTCAAAACCATCAAGGTTTATGATGTTTTTTTTGTGTTAGCAGGTTGCCTTCCCTTTCTAGTACTTTTATGTATTTTTTATAATGATAAACCTTCGTTATGTGGTTTTTTGTTGTTTTTGCAAACATTGATTGCTTCAACCTTTCTCTATGTTTTATCGCAAAAGAATAAAAGGTTACAAAAAGCAACAGAATCAGTTATTTCTGTTTCTTCGGGAAGATTCCAATACCCTGATCATTTCCATAATGATAGTAGAGACGAAGTAAAAATTATGTTAGTCTCTATGAAGAGTATGAGTATCAATCTTTGGGGAATTGTTTCACAAATTCAAAAAGCAACTCATGTTTCCATTCGAATTTCTGAGGAATTGACAGCACTCACAAATCACTTTTTCACTTCGACTCATTCTATGGCTACTGGAAGTGAAGAGGCAGCAGCCTGTATGGAAGAACTAACATCAGCTCTCACCAATATTAAGGAAATCACTTCCAACCATTCTGTGATCATGTCGGACATGAGAGACTATATGAATGCGGTGAACTTAAATTTGAATGGGACACAAAATGCATTGAGGGGATTGGATGAGATGTCGGTAAGGTCAACTCAAAAAGCAGACCTAGGAAAACAGAAAATTACTGATTCTTTAGAAGGAATTGAAGCTATCAAAAAAGTTTCTAGTAAAATTTTAAACATTGTTTCGATGATTACTGAGATTGCCGACAGAACCAACTTACTTTCCTTAAATGCGTCCATTGAAGCGGCAAGGGCAGGGCATGTTGGTGCCGGGTTTGCAATAGTCGCCAAAGAAATGATGAGTTTGAATGAACAAATCGGAATTTCTGCAGGTGAAATTAAATCTTATGTAGATGAAACTTTGTCGGTAATCCAAGAAACTTCTGCGAAAGTAAAAGATGCTTCTTTAGAAGTGTTTTCTGTTTCGGATTTATTTTATGAAATGAAATCTATTTTAAATAAAGTGGCAGCTTCTTTGTATCATGATCTTCAAGAATCAAACAGAGTGAAGTTAAAATTGGAATCTGTTGAAGACCAAGTGAAACAAATTGATCAATCTGTTTTAGAGGCAAACTTAGCTTCGAAACAAATTTCAGGCATTCTTCTTGGGTTATCAGAACAAGCACAGGTCATTGCTTATAAATCGGAAGCCTTACACGAAAAGAGTTCTCTCGTTGTTTCTGAACCCAAAAAAATTATGGATTTAGTGGAACATTACCATACAGGTAAAACCGAAAGTATGGAAATTGTATCTTGA
- a CDS encoding GNAT family N-acetyltransferase, which produces MKIISIDKDNINDEHICCAIGNDLKNKTRAESKKQWMRDRFEEGLVFKRLDERGKVFIEYIPIEKVWKPIGGKNFMVIHCLWVSGQFKGRGFSIQLLNECISDAKQKKMDGIVVVTSNQVKPYLTDKKFYLKHGFEVVDSAPPYFELLALKLNPKAKLPYFLEHTKVNISSYDKGFTFVYSNQCPFMEEYITLLANLSKKKKIPVEIKKLKTHKDAQIMGSPFGTFGIYYDGAFLTHELMTEKKFEILLNGLPS; this is translated from the coding sequence ATGAAAATAATTTCTATAGATAAAGACAATATCAATGACGAACATATTTGTTGTGCGATTGGAAACGATCTAAAGAATAAAACGAGAGCAGAGTCCAAAAAACAATGGATGCGGGATCGTTTTGAGGAAGGTCTTGTTTTCAAACGTTTGGATGAAAGAGGAAAAGTATTTATAGAATATATACCCATTGAGAAAGTATGGAAACCTATTGGTGGTAAAAACTTTATGGTGATCCATTGCCTTTGGGTATCGGGCCAATTTAAAGGAAGAGGGTTTTCCATACAACTACTGAATGAGTGTATTAGTGATGCGAAACAGAAAAAAATGGACGGGATTGTTGTGGTTACTAGTAATCAGGTAAAACCATATTTGACTGATAAAAAATTTTATTTGAAACATGGGTTTGAAGTAGTCGATTCGGCACCACCATATTTCGAATTACTTGCGTTAAAGCTAAATCCAAAAGCAAAACTTCCTTACTTTTTGGAACATACAAAAGTTAACATTAGTTCTTATGATAAAGGATTTACATTTGTTTATTCGAACCAATGTCCTTTTATGGAAGAATATATTACTTTACTTGCTAATTTATCCAAAAAGAAAAAGATCCCCGTGGAGATCAAAAAATTGAAAACCCATAAGGATGCTCAAATCATGGGAAGTCCGTTTGGAACTTTTGGAATTTACTATGATGGAGCATTTTTAACTCACGAATTGATGACCGAAAAAAAATTCGAAATACTTCTGAATGGTTTACCTTCCTAG
- a CDS encoding gamma carbonic anhydrase family protein, which produces MIRSFQGHTPSIHPTAWVAPSADVLGKVTIGEESSIWFQCVLRGDVNTITIGKHVNIQDMTLVHVARDLYPVTIGDYVSIGHHATIHGCVLRDHSFVGMGAMLMDDVEIGEWSFVGAGALVPPGKKIPPGVLVMGSPAKIIRDITEKDREIITRTANNYTKYKENYRMEGIGGTSLS; this is translated from the coding sequence ATGATCCGATCTTTCCAAGGCCACACACCGTCCATCCACCCAACGGCCTGGGTGGCACCCTCCGCTGATGTACTTGGAAAAGTCACAATTGGCGAAGAGTCCTCCATTTGGTTCCAATGTGTGCTTCGTGGTGACGTAAATACCATCACCATTGGCAAACATGTGAACATCCAAGACATGACACTCGTACATGTGGCAAGAGATTTGTATCCGGTCACGATTGGGGATTATGTATCTATAGGCCACCATGCGACCATCCACGGTTGTGTTTTGCGGGATCATAGTTTTGTGGGGATGGGAGCGATGCTTATGGACGATGTGGAAATCGGGGAATGGTCTTTTGTGGGGGCAGGTGCCCTTGTCCCTCCAGGAAAAAAAATTCCCCCCGGAGTTCTCGTGATGGGTAGCCCCGCCAAAATCATCCGAGACATCACAGAAAAGGATCGAGAGATCATCACCCGCACCGCAAACAACTACACGAAGTATAAGGAAAACTATCGTATGGAAGGAATTGGGGGCACATCCCTTTCCTAA
- a CDS encoding YdeI/OmpD-associated family protein → MNQLNTIPTKEFKTQNKFEEWLDKNHGLSNGIWLKIFKKDSGIKTVSYAEALDVALCYGWIDSQKQKFDETSWLQKFSPRTPKSIWSKVNIGHVERLIKLGKMKPAGLTAVEKAKTDGRWDKAYDSPSKMSVPDDFLLELSKNKKAEKSFQELGKTSLFSIGFRLHTAKKTETREKRIKEIIQKLEKGEKI, encoded by the coding sequence ATGAATCAATTAAATACGATACCAACAAAAGAATTTAAAACACAAAATAAATTTGAAGAATGGCTAGATAAAAATCATGGCCTTTCGAATGGAATTTGGTTAAAAATATTCAAAAAAGATTCTGGAATCAAAACTGTCAGTTATGCGGAAGCACTAGACGTTGCACTTTGTTATGGTTGGATCGATAGTCAAAAACAAAAGTTTGATGAAACGTCCTGGTTACAAAAGTTTTCCCCAAGAACACCAAAAAGCATTTGGTCAAAAGTCAACATTGGACATGTGGAAAGATTAATCAAACTCGGTAAAATGAAACCTGCTGGTTTAACGGCTGTCGAAAAAGCAAAAACAGATGGCCGATGGGATAAGGCATACGATTCACCAAGTAAAATGTCGGTGCCAGATGATTTTTTATTGGAACTTAGTAAAAACAAAAAAGCAGAAAAGTCCTTTCAGGAACTAGGCAAAACCAGTCTTTTTTCTATTGGGTTTCGACTTCACACTGCCAAAAAAACAGAAACCAGAGAAAAACGGATCAAGGAGATAATTCAAAAATTGGAGAAAGGGGAAAAAATTTAG
- a CDS encoding GAF domain-containing SpoIIE family protein phosphatase: MSLDPQTSLSKFRSLLHISSILNANLDLHQLLPLIMLYSKDLLEAEASSLFLLEDEEFLYCEVALGEKGEIIQQYARLELGEGIVGMVAREKKPIALEDAYKDPRFNASMDKRTGFKTKSLICVPLFVEERLIGTLEVINKTNNRIFDASDLEYLISLSEVAATAIQNANTKDSLDKRILELSLLYEFERLSVSEKSLNELGKWILNRVLEYLGASSGTIYLANSEKQELSILSAKGIPEDAYDQIKVPYGTGVSGWVAEKKESLLIHNLDLDPRYNKLSPYKFESKSLISAPLIFQDELLGVISINNKVSGYAFQHSDLDLLTNIAARLSSTIKNAQLFHQIVDTGKELNRAKNIMKKIMPSILPNSNGLSYGVAHIPLEQVGGDFYDVTELEDSKFSILIADISGHGLSAAVLAAMAHMVLKNFEQDIKLSPSLFLTTLNHMLYGKLAGNFLTAFYGIIDLKNDTILCANAGHHAPFLLDKKDTPLIQLDVKGKILGLIPDLFYEEKKFSFIPGNRLVMYTDGITEHMSKDHNKRYDDELFKKAIIDSKTLQTQSSADDLIRAARDYVGTNDFADDVTVLLVDRI; this comes from the coding sequence ATGTCGTTAGACCCTCAAACTAGCCTTAGTAAGTTTCGTAGCCTACTCCATATCTCTTCCATTCTGAATGCAAACCTGGATTTGCACCAACTCTTACCACTCATTATGTTATATTCTAAAGATCTACTGGAAGCTGAAGCAAGTTCCCTCTTTCTTTTGGAAGATGAAGAATTTTTGTATTGCGAAGTGGCTTTAGGGGAAAAAGGAGAAATCATCCAGCAGTATGCTCGATTAGAATTAGGTGAAGGAATTGTGGGTATGGTCGCCCGAGAGAAAAAACCCATAGCTCTGGAAGATGCTTACAAAGACCCAAGATTCAATGCGAGTATGGACAAACGCACTGGCTTCAAAACCAAGTCTTTGATTTGTGTTCCTCTTTTTGTTGAAGAAAGACTGATCGGTACTTTAGAAGTCATCAATAAAACAAATAATAGAATTTTTGATGCTTCTGATTTAGAATATTTAATTTCCTTATCCGAAGTTGCTGCTACTGCCATTCAAAATGCAAATACCAAAGATAGTTTGGACAAACGAATTCTCGAATTATCTCTGTTATATGAATTCGAAAGATTGTCAGTATCAGAAAAAAGTTTAAATGAATTAGGTAAGTGGATTCTCAATCGAGTTTTAGAATACCTTGGCGCCTCTTCTGGAACCATTTATCTTGCAAATTCCGAAAAACAAGAATTAAGCATTCTCTCTGCAAAAGGAATTCCAGAAGATGCTTATGACCAAATCAAAGTGCCTTATGGGACTGGAGTTTCAGGTTGGGTGGCAGAAAAAAAAGAAAGTCTTCTCATTCACAATTTGGATTTAGATCCAAGATACAACAAACTTTCACCATATAAATTTGAATCAAAATCTCTTATTTCAGCACCTCTAATTTTTCAAGACGAACTGCTTGGTGTTATCAGTATCAATAACAAAGTTTCGGGTTATGCTTTCCAACATTCTGATTTAGATCTACTTACAAATATTGCCGCAAGACTCAGCAGTACAATTAAAAACGCACAATTATTTCACCAAATTGTAGATACTGGAAAAGAATTGAACCGCGCTAAAAACATCATGAAAAAAATCATGCCTTCGATTCTGCCGAATTCAAATGGATTATCTTATGGTGTGGCACACATTCCTCTTGAACAAGTGGGTGGAGACTTTTATGATGTTACTGAATTAGAAGATTCTAAATTCTCCATATTGATAGCAGACATCTCTGGGCATGGGCTTTCGGCGGCTGTACTTGCAGCAATGGCTCATATGGTTTTAAAAAATTTTGAACAAGATATCAAACTTAGCCCCTCTTTATTTCTAACGACACTAAACCATATGTTGTATGGGAAGTTGGCAGGAAATTTTTTAACCGCTTTTTACGGGATCATCGATCTCAAAAATGATACGATCCTTTGTGCGAATGCAGGCCACCATGCCCCATTTTTATTAGATAAAAAAGATACACCTTTAATTCAACTTGATGTAAAAGGAAAAATTTTGGGACTGATTCCCGATTTATTTTACGAAGAAAAGAAATTCTCTTTTATTCCCGGAAACCGTTTGGTCATGTACACAGATGGAATCACAGAACACATGTCCAAAGACCATAACAAACGTTATGACGATGAATTATTTAAAAAAGCAATCATAGATTCAAAAACTCTACAAACACAAAGTTCCGCTGACGACCTAATTCGTGCCGCTAGAGATTATGTAGGGACCAATGATTTTGCAGATGATGTCACTGTATTATTAGTTGACCGCATCTAA
- a CDS encoding formylglycine-generating enzyme family protein, with product MNRFLIYLILVFAVSLPAEMVKIPAGSWKPFLKEKDSKLGEIVKIKSFYLDEYPITKKEYFEFINANPQWKKGKVSNLFADTGYLGDWKEKIPNDREINSPVTYVSWFSANAYCQWKGKRLPTESEWEYVANIPPTGKNKKAVESVILGWYGEQKPEFLPSVGKYKNGLGVYDQHGMIWEWVLDFNNTSVTGDSRQDTDLENSLFCGGGSLKANDFSNYASYMRYGYRAGLKGWYTAKYLGFRCASEFKVKDNPL from the coding sequence ATGAATCGTTTTTTGATTTATTTGATTTTGGTTTTTGCGGTTTCACTTCCTGCTGAGATGGTAAAAATTCCCGCAGGAAGCTGGAAACCTTTTTTAAAAGAAAAAGATTCTAAGTTAGGTGAGATTGTTAAGATAAAAAGTTTTTATTTAGATGAATACCCCATAACCAAAAAAGAATATTTCGAATTTATCAACGCAAATCCTCAATGGAAAAAAGGAAAAGTTTCTAATTTATTTGCAGATACTGGGTATTTGGGGGATTGGAAAGAAAAAATTCCAAACGACCGGGAGATCAATTCCCCTGTAACGTATGTTTCATGGTTTAGTGCCAATGCCTATTGTCAGTGGAAGGGCAAACGATTACCAACTGAATCAGAATGGGAATATGTAGCAAACATCCCACCCACTGGTAAAAATAAAAAAGCCGTCGAATCGGTAATCCTTGGCTGGTATGGTGAACAAAAACCTGAATTTCTGCCATCTGTTGGAAAATACAAAAATGGACTTGGTGTTTATGACCAACATGGGATGATTTGGGAATGGGTATTAGATTTTAACAATACTTCCGTGACAGGAGATTCAAGGCAAGATACCGATTTAGAAAATAGTCTTTTTTGTGGTGGAGGTTCATTGAAAGCCAATGATTTTTCCAATTACGCATCTTACATGCGTTATGGATATCGTGCTGGACTCAAAGGCTGGTATACCGCCAAATATTTAGGATTTAGATGTGCATCAGAATTTAAAGTTAAGGACAATCCATTATGA
- the lpdA gene encoding dihydrolipoyl dehydrogenase — protein sequence MEQYDIIVIGAGPGGYVAAVRAAQLGKKVAIIEKRKTLGGTCLNVGCIPSKALLDSSEEYHKTKHKLADHGISVKDVKIDIAKMMARKDKVVSEVTSGVDYLMKKNKVTRYLGHASFVSKTEISITAEDGKKESISGTNIIIATGSTPIEIPPLPVDGKNIVTSDHAIGLDSVPEHLIIVGAGVIGLELGSVWLRLGAKVTVVELMPRLFGTADQAMASLAERLLTQQGINFLFETKVHGAKVKGKKVEVEIEGKDGKKTILEGDKVLVSIGRRPNTDGLGAKEIGVEMTDRGRVKVELNKFQTNVPNIYAIGDVVDGPMLAHKAEDEGIAVAELICGKYGHVNYKAIPWIVYTWPEVAWVGLGEEELKAKGIEYKVGKYMFKPNARAKAMNETDGQVKVIADKKTDKLLGVYIVGPRASDMIAEAAIAFEFGASAEDIARSTHAHPTLSEVLREAAMDADAKWSIHS from the coding sequence ATGGAACAATACGATATCATTGTCATTGGGGCAGGTCCTGGTGGTTATGTGGCTGCGGTTCGCGCAGCCCAACTCGGGAAAAAAGTAGCCATCATTGAAAAAAGAAAAACTCTCGGGGGGACTTGTCTCAACGTAGGTTGTATCCCTTCCAAAGCCCTTCTCGATTCTTCTGAAGAATACCACAAAACAAAACACAAATTAGCCGACCACGGAATCTCCGTCAAAGATGTCAAAATCGACATCGCTAAAATGATGGCTCGTAAAGACAAAGTGGTGAGCGAAGTGACATCGGGTGTAGACTACTTGATGAAAAAAAACAAAGTCACTCGTTACCTAGGTCATGCGAGTTTTGTTTCTAAAACAGAAATTTCTATCACCGCAGAAGATGGAAAAAAAGAATCCATCTCTGGAACGAATATCATCATTGCTACTGGTTCCACTCCAATCGAAATCCCTCCCCTTCCTGTGGATGGAAAAAATATTGTTACCTCTGACCACGCCATTGGTTTGGATTCGGTTCCCGAACACCTAATCATAGTCGGTGCCGGAGTGATCGGTCTCGAACTCGGATCGGTATGGTTACGACTCGGTGCCAAAGTCACTGTGGTGGAACTTATGCCACGACTTTTCGGAACGGCTGACCAAGCGATGGCTTCCCTTGCAGAAAGACTTCTGACACAGCAAGGAATCAACTTTCTCTTTGAAACCAAAGTCCACGGTGCCAAAGTCAAGGGCAAAAAAGTAGAAGTGGAAATCGAAGGCAAAGACGGCAAAAAAACCATTCTCGAAGGAGACAAGGTTCTTGTTTCCATTGGTCGCCGTCCGAACACAGACGGACTTGGTGCCAAAGAAATCGGTGTCGAGATGACAGACCGTGGTCGTGTCAAAGTGGAACTGAACAAATTCCAAACCAATGTTCCTAATATTTATGCGATTGGAGATGTGGTGGACGGCCCCATGCTTGCTCACAAAGCAGAAGACGAAGGGATTGCTGTTGCCGAACTCATTTGTGGAAAGTATGGCCATGTAAATTACAAAGCCATTCCTTGGATCGTTTACACTTGGCCAGAAGTGGCTTGGGTGGGCCTCGGTGAAGAAGAACTCAAAGCCAAAGGTATCGAATACAAAGTGGGTAAGTACATGTTCAAACCCAATGCTCGTGCCAAAGCCATGAATGAAACCGATGGACAAGTGAAAGTCATTGCCGACAAAAAAACGGACAAACTCCTCGGAGTGTATATCGTAGGTCCTAGGGCCTCGGACATGATCGCAGAAGCGGCAATTGCTTTTGAATTTGGTGCGAGTGCGGAAGACATTGCTCGTTCCACACATGCCCACCCCACTCTTTCCGAAGTACTTCGGGAAGCGGCGATGGATGCTGATGCGAAATGGTCCATCCATTCGTAA
- the odhB gene encoding 2-oxoglutarate dehydrogenase complex dihydrolipoyllysine-residue succinyltransferase, with the protein MAIDIKVPEMGESVTEATISAWTKKEGDAVKVDEVLAILETDKVSLEIPAPTSGVLKSITKKVGDVVHVRDIMGIIEEGAVASTPASSSAPAPKAETPAAQPNTGKVNEELPPAARKLIEENKLDASKITGTGRNGQITKEDVILFMEKGGASSGAAPKAATSSPEIPRAVVVSANVGPRETVVPMTKLRQTIANRLVSAQHTAAILTTFNEVDMSPIMELRNKYKDKFKDTHGVGLGFMSLFTKAVVAALKAYPAINAEIRGTDIVYKNFYDIGVAVGGPKGLVVPIVRNADLLSFAGVEQEIARLAGKVKDGKISLEDMEGGTFSISNGGVYGSMMSTPILNPPQSGILGMHNIVKRAVVVNDQIVIRPMMYLALSYDHRIVDGKEAVQFLVKIKEMVEDPTRLLFEV; encoded by the coding sequence ATGGCAATAGATATCAAAGTCCCCGAGATGGGGGAATCCGTAACCGAAGCGACCATCAGTGCTTGGACCAAAAAAGAAGGCGATGCCGTAAAAGTAGACGAAGTGCTCGCTATTTTAGAAACAGACAAAGTCTCATTAGAGATTCCTGCTCCCACTTCCGGGGTTTTGAAATCCATCACCAAAAAGGTGGGGGATGTGGTTCATGTGCGTGATATCATGGGTATCATTGAAGAAGGTGCTGTGGCTTCGACTCCAGCAAGTTCCAGTGCCCCTGCTCCTAAAGCAGAAACTCCTGCAGCCCAACCTAACACGGGCAAAGTGAATGAGGAACTCCCTCCTGCAGCTCGCAAACTCATCGAAGAAAATAAGTTAGACGCCTCCAAAATTACTGGCACTGGTCGCAACGGACAAATCACAAAAGAAGATGTGATCCTCTTTATGGAAAAAGGTGGCGCTAGTTCTGGGGCTGCTCCCAAGGCTGCGACATCAAGTCCAGAAATTCCAAGAGCGGTTGTGGTTTCGGCAAATGTTGGTCCTAGAGAAACTGTGGTTCCAATGACGAAACTTCGTCAAACAATTGCTAACCGATTGGTGAGTGCGCAACATACGGCAGCCATCCTTACTACTTTCAACGAAGTGGATATGTCTCCGATTATGGAACTTCGTAATAAATACAAAGACAAGTTCAAAGACACTCATGGTGTGGGTCTTGGATTCATGTCACTTTTTACCAAAGCAGTGGTGGCCGCACTAAAAGCTTATCCTGCCATCAATGCAGAGATCCGCGGAACGGACATCGTCTACAAAAACTTCTATGATATCGGAGTGGCTGTGGGTGGACCAAAAGGTCTTGTGGTTCCGATTGTTCGTAACGCCGACCTACTCAGTTTTGCTGGTGTGGAACAAGAGATCGCAAGGCTTGCCGGAAAAGTCAAAGACGGAAAAATTTCTCTCGAAGATATGGAAGGCGGAACTTTCTCCATCTCCAATGGTGGTGTGTATGGATCGATGATGTCGACTCCCATCCTCAACCCTCCACAATCGGGAATCCTTGGAATGCACAACATCGTCAAACGCGCCGTAGTTGTGAACGACCAAATTGTGATTCGTCCAATGATGTATCTGGCTCTATCTTATGACCACAGAATTGTAGATGGAAAGGAAGCGGTTCAGTTCCTTGTGAAGATCAAAGAAATGGTAGAGGACCCAACTAGACTCCTCTTTGAGGTATAA
- the nirK gene encoding copper-containing nitrite reductase, whose amino-acid sequence MKPEDTEMYLKLPKPKTFEIYLLLLVITSLFSVCSGQKTEEAKLTYAPEVPPHIDRKSEAKVIVNMETVEVVGRLADGVEYTFWTFGGSVPGPMIRVREGDEVEFHLKNHPSSKMPHNIDLHAVTGQGGGAAASLTIPGHASKFSFKAINPGLYIYHCATSPVGMHIANGMYGLIFVQPKDDLPKVDKEYYVVQSEFYTKGKNGEPGLQPFSMEKAITEIPDYVVFNGSVGSLVEDRAITAKVGETVRLFVGNGGPNLVSSFHVIGEIFDNVYTEGGILPNQKNVQTTLIPAGGSAIVDFKVEVPGTLILVDHSIFRTFNKGSLGMLKVEGEPNATVYSGKQDDTVYLPEGPAIQRMVTEVKPKVSAKTPKEILANGERVYKSVCAACHMKEGQGVVGVFPPLAKSDYLNADKARAIQILKKGLSGSITVNGQKYNNVMPHLELSNEEIASVLSYVYNQWGNKGIMVSESEVR is encoded by the coding sequence ATGAAACCAGAGGATACGGAAATGTATTTAAAACTGCCGAAACCAAAGACCTTCGAGATTTATCTTCTTCTTCTGGTGATAACAAGTTTATTCAGTGTTTGTTCTGGACAAAAAACAGAAGAGGCAAAACTCACATATGCACCTGAAGTGCCACCACATATCGATAGAAAAAGCGAAGCTAAAGTCATCGTTAATATGGAAACTGTGGAAGTTGTGGGTCGACTTGCAGACGGAGTGGAGTATACATTTTGGACTTTTGGGGGATCAGTTCCTGGGCCAATGATTCGAGTCCGAGAAGGAGATGAAGTAGAATTTCATTTAAAAAATCATCCTTCTAGTAAAATGCCACATAATATCGATTTGCATGCGGTTACTGGTCAAGGAGGCGGTGCTGCTGCTTCTCTTACAATCCCTGGCCATGCTTCTAAATTTTCCTTTAAGGCAATCAATCCAGGTTTGTATATTTATCATTGTGCCACTTCTCCTGTGGGTATGCATATAGCAAATGGAATGTATGGTCTTATCTTTGTGCAACCAAAGGATGATCTTCCAAAAGTAGACAAAGAATACTATGTTGTTCAAAGTGAATTTTATACCAAAGGGAAAAATGGAGAACCTGGTCTTCAACCATTTAGCATGGAAAAGGCGATAACAGAAATTCCTGATTATGTAGTGTTTAATGGTTCCGTTGGTTCCCTTGTGGAAGACAGGGCTATTACAGCAAAAGTCGGAGAGACTGTGCGATTGTTTGTTGGGAACGGCGGGCCCAATTTAGTTTCTTCATTCCATGTGATCGGAGAAATTTTTGACAATGTGTATACAGAAGGTGGAATTTTACCTAACCAAAAGAATGTCCAAACTACTCTTATCCCTGCTGGTGGTTCTGCCATTGTGGATTTCAAAGTGGAGGTTCCTGGTACTCTTATTCTTGTAGATCATTCTATATTTAGAACATTTAACAAAGGTTCTCTTGGAATGCTTAAAGTGGAAGGGGAACCAAATGCCACAGTGTACTCAGGAAAACAAGATGATACAGTGTATCTACCTGAAGGTCCAGCCATCCAAAGAATGGTCACCGAAGTCAAACCAAAGGTATCTGCAAAAACTCCTAAAGAAATTTTGGCAAATGGGGAAAGAGTTTATAAATCTGTTTGTGCTGCTTGTCATATGAAAGAGGGACAAGGTGTGGTTGGTGTATTTCCTCCCCTTGCAAAATCTGATTATTTAAACGCAGATAAAGCACGTGCCATCCAAATTTTAAAGAAAGGACTCAGTGGCTCCATTACGGTCAATGGACAAAAATATAATAATGTTATGCCTCATTTAGAACTTTCAAATGAAGAGATTGCAAGTGTTCTTAGTTATGTTTATAACCAATGGGGAAACAAAGGTATTATGGTTTCTGAATCTGAGGTAAGATAA